One genomic window of Aliiroseovarius sp. M344 includes the following:
- a CDS encoding TrkH family potassium uptake protein, protein MFDLRPVVYVTGLLVAALGATMLIPMGIDLYYGSSDWAVFLESAVITTLVGGSMALATANGVGKGLSIQQTFLLTTGVWVALPIFGALPFAFSELGSSPVDAFFEAMSGLTTTGSTVLSGLDDMPKGLLFWRGLLQWFGGIGIIVVAMVFLPELRVGGMQIFRSEGFDTFGKILPRATEISSRISVIYFSLTGACAVTYFAMGMDVFDAATHAMTTIATGGYANYDTSFGAFPPGVEYAAVVFMLLAALPFVRYVQILSGTARPLFHDSQVRAFFGTLLVVVLTMAAWRWLADGQGTEESFRKTLFNLTSILTGTGYASQDYMTWGAFPVVMFFFVGLIGGCAGSTACSIKVFRYQLLFSSIKAQIRAIHSPHGIFTPRYAGRRVDDDVLSSVMSFFVFFVVTLGIVAVLLGMTGLDFITSVSGSAAALANIGPGLGSQIGPAGSFAGLSDTAKWILAATMLIGRLELLAVYVLFTVKFWRG, encoded by the coding sequence ATGTTCGATCTGCGACCAGTCGTTTATGTCACCGGCCTTTTGGTGGCCGCGCTTGGGGCCACAATGCTGATCCCAATGGGGATTGACCTGTATTATGGCAGCTCGGACTGGGCCGTGTTTCTGGAAAGCGCTGTCATTACAACGCTAGTTGGTGGGTCAATGGCTCTGGCCACCGCAAATGGCGTCGGTAAAGGGCTGTCGATCCAACAGACCTTCTTGCTGACCACGGGTGTCTGGGTCGCTTTGCCCATATTTGGTGCATTGCCATTTGCCTTTTCAGAGCTGGGTTCAAGCCCGGTGGACGCGTTTTTTGAGGCGATGTCTGGCCTGACCACCACTGGTTCGACAGTGTTGTCCGGGCTGGATGACATGCCGAAGGGACTTCTGTTCTGGCGAGGTCTTCTGCAATGGTTCGGCGGCATCGGTATCATTGTTGTCGCGATGGTGTTCTTGCCTGAACTCCGCGTGGGCGGCATGCAGATATTCCGCTCTGAAGGGTTTGACACATTCGGAAAAATTCTGCCCCGCGCGACCGAGATATCGTCGCGGATTTCTGTCATCTATTTCAGCTTGACCGGGGCATGTGCAGTGACCTATTTCGCCATGGGTATGGACGTGTTCGATGCGGCGACCCATGCGATGACAACGATCGCAACCGGTGGTTACGCCAACTATGATACGTCATTCGGAGCGTTCCCGCCGGGTGTGGAATATGCCGCCGTTGTGTTCATGTTGCTCGCAGCACTTCCCTTTGTGCGCTATGTCCAAATCCTTTCGGGAACAGCACGCCCGCTTTTCCATGACTCACAGGTTCGGGCATTTTTCGGGACATTGCTTGTGGTCGTGCTGACGATGGCGGCTTGGCGCTGGTTGGCCGATGGGCAGGGCACCGAGGAATCCTTTCGAAAGACTCTGTTTAACCTGACCTCAATTCTGACGGGCACCGGGTACGCGTCGCAGGATTACATGACGTGGGGAGCGTTTCCTGTGGTCATGTTCTTCTTCGTCGGTCTGATCGGTGGGTGTGCGGGGTCCACAGCCTGTTCGATCAAAGTGTTCCGGTACCAATTGCTGTTTTCTTCCATCAAGGCACAGATCCGGGCAATCCACTCACCGCACGGTATTTTCACGCCGCGCTATGCAGGACGTCGCGTGGACGACGACGTGCTGTCATCGGTCATGAGTTTCTTTGTTTTTTTCGTGGTGACGTTGGGCATTGTGGCCGTTTTGCTTGGTATGACGGGCCTGGATTTCATCACCTCGGTTTCCGGTTCGGCAGCGGCGCTGGCCAATATCGGCCCGGGTTTGGGCAGTCAGATCGGGCCAGCGGGCAGTTTTGCAGGCCTCAGCGACACGGCGAAATGGATACTTGCGGCAACCATGTTGATCGGCCGCCTGGAGCTATTAGCGGTTTATGTTCTGTTCACTGTGAAATTCTGGCGCGGATGA
- a CDS encoding trypsin-like peptidase domain-containing protein, translating into MTKRIAAALFTGLATSLISLPAVAQQNTSDASAAQAQNLFWIQIEAQPTLSEAEARVRSYASRLEGVNGFRIGGTWYGVILGPYTEAAANIQLRSLKNAGLIPRDSFITYSNQLRQQFWPVGANTLNTTPLEASAASETTPDGGQPSEQGEQIASVPQPETTTILTQPEPPRDETKREALQSERLLDRDGRKALQVALKWEGYYASAIDGAFGAGTRRSMAAWQTDRGYDVTGVLTTRQREELLASFQAVIASMGIQPYEDQQAGISVAIPGAMVEFSRYEAPFVHFDTKDDSGVRVVLISQTGNQDTLFGLYDILQSLEIVPVGGPRSRKDSSFTIEGTDGKIISYTQAKLVDGTVKGFTLVWPVGDDKRRDMVLRDMQASFASLGPQALADNAGLDAATQSFDLLSGLEIRTPDLSRSGFYVDSKGTILTTAEAVNDCTRISINDDYDADVIALDEAHGLALLEPKDPMAPMAYAAFLSVDPRLKSDIAVAGYSYEGRLSAPSLTFGSLSELNGLNGEAELNRLTLAALPGDAGGPVLDAGGSVMGMLLPTQISAGRTLPEGVSFALDAGSVTAFLTDNGVSPEATNAAGSMDPVDLSARAADMTVLVSCWN; encoded by the coding sequence ATGACCAAACGCATAGCTGCAGCCCTTTTCACCGGACTTGCGACAAGCCTGATCAGCCTGCCAGCTGTCGCTCAACAGAATACCTCTGACGCATCTGCGGCACAGGCACAAAACTTGTTCTGGATCCAGATCGAAGCACAGCCGACCTTGTCAGAAGCCGAAGCCCGCGTGCGCAGCTATGCCAGCCGGCTGGAAGGCGTGAACGGGTTTCGCATCGGTGGCACTTGGTACGGCGTCATCCTTGGCCCCTATACCGAGGCTGCCGCGAACATCCAGCTACGGTCGTTGAAGAATGCCGGACTGATCCCGCGCGACAGCTTCATCACCTATTCGAACCAGTTGCGGCAGCAGTTTTGGCCAGTTGGGGCAAACACGCTCAACACGACCCCGCTTGAAGCGTCGGCCGCATCCGAGACAACACCCGATGGCGGGCAACCGTCCGAGCAAGGTGAGCAAATCGCATCGGTTCCCCAGCCCGAAACAACGACAATTCTGACCCAACCCGAGCCACCGCGCGACGAGACCAAACGCGAGGCCCTGCAAAGCGAACGGCTGTTAGACCGAGATGGACGCAAAGCGCTTCAGGTCGCACTTAAGTGGGAAGGCTATTACGCCTCGGCCATTGATGGGGCGTTTGGAGCGGGGACGCGCCGGTCTATGGCGGCATGGCAAACTGATCGCGGCTATGACGTAACGGGCGTATTAACGACGCGCCAACGCGAAGAGCTTCTGGCGAGTTTTCAGGCCGTCATCGCCTCAATGGGCATTCAGCCATATGAGGACCAACAAGCCGGTATATCCGTCGCCATCCCGGGCGCGATGGTCGAGTTTTCCCGTTACGAAGCGCCGTTTGTGCATTTTGACACCAAAGACGACAGCGGCGTGCGCGTCGTGCTGATCAGCCAAACCGGCAATCAGGACACCCTTTTTGGGCTTTACGACATTTTGCAGTCGCTAGAAATTGTGCCTGTTGGCGGGCCGCGTAGCCGAAAAGACTCCTCGTTCACCATCGAAGGCACCGACGGCAAGATTATCTCGTATACACAGGCCAAACTGGTCGATGGTACGGTGAAAGGCTTCACGCTGGTCTGGCCGGTTGGCGATGACAAGCGTCGCGATATGGTTTTGCGTGATATGCAGGCGAGTTTCGCATCGCTGGGACCACAAGCCTTGGCGGATAATGCTGGGTTGGATGCGGCGACCCAAAGCTTTGACCTTTTGTCCGGGCTTGAAATTCGAACACCAGACCTGTCGCGATCAGGCTTTTATGTCGACAGCAAAGGTACGATCTTGACGACAGCGGAAGCCGTCAACGATTGCACCCGAATTTCAATCAATGACGACTATGATGCCGACGTCATCGCGCTGGACGAAGCGCACGGTCTGGCGCTGCTGGAACCCAAGGATCCGATGGCACCTATGGCATATGCCGCATTTCTGTCCGTCGATCCCCGTCTGAAATCAGATATTGCGGTTGCTGGCTATTCTTACGAAGGGCGGTTAAGTGCGCCCAGCCTGACGTTTGGCAGCCTGTCCGAGCTTAATGGCTTGAATGGGGAAGCGGAACTGAACCGCCTGACCCTTGCTGCATTGCCGGGTGATGCAGGCGGGCCGGTTCTGGATGCAGGTGGGTCCGTAATGGGGATGCTTCTTCCGACCCAAATCTCTGCTGGTCGCACCCTGCCCGAAGGCGTGAGTTTTGCGCTGGACGCGGGTTCGGTCACAGCGTTCCTGACGGATAACGGTGTTTCACCTGAGGCCACCAACGCAGCCGGATCAATGGACCCCGTGGACCTGAGCGCGCGCGCGGCAGACATGACCGTACTGGTCAGCTGCTGGAACTGA
- a CDS encoding glycine--tRNA ligase subunit alpha — protein sequence MAKSDTRPQSFQEIILRLQTYWAEQGCAILQPYDMEVGAGTFHPATTLRSLGSQPWAAAYVQPSRRPTDGRYGENPNRLQHYYQYQVLIKPSPPNLQDLYLGSLAAIGVDAELHDIRFVEDDWESPTLGAWGLGWEVWCDGMEVSQFTYFQQVGGYDCHPVSGELTYGLERLAMYILGVDHVMDMPFNDPGAPIPLSYGDVFKQTEEEYARWNFDVANTDVLLKQFEEAEAECNAILDLAHLDPKTGKRIVMVHPAYDQCIKASHLFNLLDARGVISVTERQAYIGRVRNLAKLCADAFVQTRAGGWTDGGEDAA from the coding sequence ATGGCCAAGAGCGACACGCGTCCGCAAAGTTTTCAAGAGATCATTCTGCGGCTTCAGACTTACTGGGCCGAGCAGGGCTGTGCGATCCTGCAACCCTATGACATGGAGGTCGGCGCGGGCACGTTCCACCCGGCCACTACTTTGCGTTCGCTAGGGTCTCAGCCATGGGCCGCAGCTTATGTGCAGCCGTCACGTCGCCCGACGGACGGACGGTATGGGGAAAACCCCAACCGGTTGCAGCATTACTATCAGTATCAGGTGCTGATCAAACCCAGCCCGCCCAATCTGCAAGACCTCTATCTGGGGTCGCTCGCGGCAATTGGTGTGGACGCTGAACTGCACGACATCCGTTTCGTCGAAGATGACTGGGAAAGCCCAACCTTGGGGGCTTGGGGCCTTGGGTGGGAGGTTTGGTGCGACGGTATGGAAGTCAGCCAGTTCACCTATTTCCAGCAGGTCGGAGGATACGATTGCCATCCGGTTTCTGGCGAACTCACCTACGGGCTTGAGCGTCTGGCCATGTATATCCTTGGCGTCGATCATGTGATGGATATGCCGTTCAATGATCCCGGCGCGCCGATCCCGCTGAGCTACGGCGACGTTTTCAAACAGACCGAGGAAGAATATGCGCGCTGGAACTTCGACGTGGCCAATACAGATGTTCTTTTGAAGCAATTCGAAGAGGCCGAGGCGGAATGCAACGCCATCCTTGATCTGGCCCACCTCGACCCCAAAACTGGCAAGCGCATTGTCATGGTGCATCCGGCCTATGACCAATGCATCAAGGCCAGCCACTTGTTTAACTTGCTTGATGCACGCGGCGTGATTTCGGTCACCGAACGTCAGGCCTATATCGGCCGCGTACGTAACTTGGCCAAGCTGTGTGCGGATGCTTTCGTGCAAACCCGCGCGGGCGGCTGGACGGACGGCGGCGAGGACGCGGCGTGA
- a CDS encoding DUF6446 family protein: MSGKIIGIIIVVTALFAGIAIYWLQLYAFYDDVSLNTELRMTNMVTGEPEVVLYDSFQGIDADSSPLRFRGCFTTTMSLAMLTETFESYEQATPLTAPGWFDCFDADQIGAALETGEAIAFLGERNIQDGVDRVVAVFPDGRGYAWHQLNEKYSE; encoded by the coding sequence GTGAGCGGCAAAATCATTGGGATTATCATTGTGGTAACGGCACTTTTCGCAGGTATCGCCATTTATTGGCTGCAACTTTACGCGTTCTATGACGACGTGTCGCTGAACACCGAGTTGCGCATGACAAACATGGTGACGGGGGAACCAGAAGTCGTGTTGTATGACAGCTTTCAAGGGATCGATGCTGACAGTTCCCCGCTCAGGTTCCGCGGTTGTTTCACCACGACGATGAGCCTTGCGATGCTCACGGAAACCTTCGAGAGCTATGAGCAAGCCACGCCTTTGACGGCCCCCGGTTGGTTCGATTGCTTCGATGCCGACCAGATCGGCGCTGCCTTGGAAACCGGCGAGGCCATCGCGTTTCTGGGCGAACGCAACATTCAGGACGGGGTCGATCGCGTTGTTGCGGTTTTTCCCGATGGCCGGGGTTACGCTTGGCATCAACTGAACGAAAAATATAGCGAGTAA
- the glyS gene encoding glycine--tRNA ligase subunit beta, which yields MPDLLIELFSEEIPARMQRRAADDLKKLVTDGLVEAGLTYAGAAALSTPRRLTLAIEGLLATSPDTREERKGPKVGAPDKAIEGFLRGAGLTRNQLEERETPKGAVYFALIEKKGRPAADIVAEVLEAAIRNFPWPKAMRWGTGSLRWVRPLQSILCILSDETGAEIVPMEIDGIKAGDTTEGHRFMAPGRFSVTGFADYEAKLKAAKVILSPEERADHIWAEAQNAAFAQGLEIVEDNGLLAEVAGLVEWPVVLLGDIAEEFIPLPPEVLQTSMREHQKFFSVKNPKSGLIEKFVTVANRETADHGATILAGNQKVLSARLADAKFFWENDLRIAATGAAAWVDSLSNVTFHNKLGTQGERIARITQLARDVAPSVGADVDLTQQAARWAKADLSSEMVYEFPELQGLMGKYYAAPAGYPAEVANAAVEHYSPLGPTDDVPAAPVSVAVALADKLDTLTGFWAIDEKPTGSKDPFALRRAALGVIRLVLDNNLRIALDQLFDAQVLRHEIALNEIGSVREALLRDLDNEIADHGVFGAAIRTVLDHFDGDLSNHLEEVKESLPDKSRDLLGFFHDRLKVYLRDKGVRHDVIDACLAMPGNDDLTLLVKRAEALTAFLSTEDGENLLQGVKRSSNILAQAEEKDGVEYSYGADAKFAEADEEKALFAALDTAEAAIKPAMEAEDFAAAMQAMADLRAPIDAFFEAVQINTDNQVVRRNRLNLLSRIRMICAGVADLSRIEG from the coding sequence ATGCCAGACCTGCTTATTGAACTCTTTTCGGAAGAAATCCCGGCCCGCATGCAAAGGCGTGCCGCCGATGATCTGAAAAAACTGGTGACCGATGGTTTGGTCGAGGCCGGGCTGACCTATGCCGGGGCCGCTGCGCTGTCGACACCGCGCCGTCTGACCCTCGCGATTGAGGGGCTGCTCGCCACTTCGCCGGACACCCGCGAAGAGCGCAAAGGCCCCAAAGTGGGCGCGCCTGACAAAGCGATCGAGGGGTTCTTGCGTGGGGCGGGTCTGACCCGCAATCAGTTGGAAGAACGCGAAACGCCCAAAGGCGCCGTCTATTTCGCCCTGATAGAAAAGAAGGGCCGGCCTGCTGCCGACATCGTCGCCGAAGTTTTGGAAGCCGCGATTAGAAATTTCCCGTGGCCCAAAGCGATGCGCTGGGGGACTGGCAGCTTGCGTTGGGTGCGCCCGTTGCAGTCAATCCTGTGCATCCTGTCAGATGAAACAGGTGCCGAAATTGTGCCGATGGAAATTGACGGGATCAAAGCGGGCGACACCACGGAAGGCCATCGTTTCATGGCCCCCGGACGTTTTTCCGTAACCGGGTTTGCCGATTATGAGGCAAAACTGAAAGCGGCCAAGGTGATCTTGTCACCCGAAGAACGGGCCGATCATATTTGGGCAGAAGCTCAGAATGCCGCCTTTGCGCAAGGTCTGGAAATTGTCGAAGACAATGGTCTGCTGGCAGAGGTGGCGGGGCTCGTCGAATGGCCGGTCGTGTTGCTGGGTGACATCGCAGAAGAGTTCATCCCATTGCCGCCTGAAGTGCTGCAAACCAGTATGCGGGAACACCAGAAATTCTTTTCCGTAAAGAACCCCAAGTCGGGCCTGATTGAGAAGTTCGTGACCGTCGCCAACCGCGAAACAGCGGATCACGGAGCCACCATTTTGGCGGGCAACCAGAAGGTGCTGTCGGCCCGACTGGCGGATGCAAAGTTCTTTTGGGAAAACGACCTGCGCATTGCCGCGACCGGTGCTGCGGCGTGGGTGGACAGCTTGTCGAACGTCACCTTTCACAACAAGCTGGGCACGCAGGGCGAACGGATCGCACGCATCACTCAATTGGCGCGCGATGTTGCGCCTTCAGTCGGCGCGGATGTTGACCTAACCCAACAGGCTGCGCGCTGGGCCAAAGCGGATTTATCTTCCGAGATGGTGTATGAATTCCCGGAGCTTCAGGGATTGATGGGCAAATACTATGCGGCGCCCGCTGGTTACCCGGCGGAAGTCGCGAACGCAGCGGTAGAGCACTATTCCCCGCTCGGCCCGACCGATGACGTCCCGGCAGCACCTGTTTCGGTGGCCGTCGCACTGGCTGACAAGCTGGACACGTTGACCGGATTCTGGGCAATTGATGAAAAGCCGACCGGCTCGAAGGATCCGTTTGCACTTCGCCGTGCGGCGCTTGGCGTGATCCGATTGGTGCTCGACAATAATCTGCGGATCGCGTTGGACCAACTTTTTGATGCCCAAGTGCTGCGTCACGAGATTGCCCTGAATGAAATCGGGTCGGTACGAGAAGCTCTTTTGCGCGATCTGGACAATGAAATTGCAGATCATGGCGTGTTCGGTGCCGCCATTCGCACTGTGCTGGATCATTTTGATGGGGATCTTTCCAACCATCTTGAAGAGGTCAAGGAAAGCCTGCCCGACAAATCGCGCGACCTGCTGGGCTTCTTCCACGACCGCCTGAAAGTCTATCTGCGCGACAAAGGTGTACGGCATGACGTGATCGACGCCTGTTTGGCCATGCCGGGCAATGACGACCTCACGTTGCTGGTCAAACGTGCCGAAGCGCTGACCGCGTTCCTGTCCACCGAGGATGGTGAAAACCTGTTGCAGGGCGTTAAACGCTCCAGCAACATTCTGGCGCAGGCGGAAGAAAAGGACGGCGTTGAATACTCCTATGGCGCCGATGCCAAGTTCGCCGAAGCTGACGAGGAAAAGGCGCTGTTTGCAGCACTTGATACAGCCGAGGCTGCGATCAAGCCGGCGATGGAGGCGGAAGATTTCGCCGCAGCCATGCAAGCGATGGCCGATTTACGCGCGCCGATTGATGCGTTTTTCGAAGCCGTTCAGATCAATACGGACAATCAGGTTGTGCGCCGGAATCGGCTGAACCTGCTGTCACGCATCCGGATGATCTGCGCAGGTGTTGCCGACTTGTCCCGGATCGAAGGCTGA
- the ppdK gene encoding pyruvate, phosphate dikinase, translating into MTFTEITPTAAIENARHGGRAKCLQRLIRLDMPVPRTVALSFDAVHGISAGDMPDLGAMLALFGPEPLVSVRPSSEDPDWGGPGAILNIGMNDAVHAKLSKSHGEMAANALYLRFIQSYAVHVGRLDPDEFETFSTPSSDALRAALELYEEETESYFPQDPKEQLAEILRSMARAWEGTTARLLRQAKGAPADAGLGLVVQKMALGVGQSVCGSGVIQFVNGQTGRREIRGRYLCKSQGRDALTEAGDRDVMYLTKDPRGRSIEEVLPVNFANLIKFGDLCRSRLREEMEIEFTIDNEEMFILDAVRVPRSERANVRIAVSLATDGIISREEAVLRIPPRALSELLHSQFDPKDKRDRFARGIAASPGAATGKIVFNARAAQAMAAQGENCILVRSETSPEDIRGMHAAKGILTVRGGITSHAAVIARGLGLPCVVGAQDLSLDKRHRKLIAKDGREFVEGDVISIDGAVGFAYVGAVKMLPPELGEGFQTLMAWADDFRDIGVRANADTPPDARNARMFAAEGIGLCRTEHMFIDDDRLLAMREMIFADHADDRRAALDRLLPMQRADFTELFEIMQGLPVCIRLFDPPLHEFLPHGREGLRELAEALDLPLRDVERRVEGLREFNPMLGMRGVRLGITVPEIYDMQARAIFEATVEASKSGDPVVPEVMIPLVSAKREVEIVKARVDAVAAEVRIETGANFTYRLGVMVETPRAALRAGEIAQHAAFMSFGTNDLTQMTYGLSRDDAGRFMGEYVAQGVYEEDPFHMLDADGVGELLQMGAKRGRDANNDLTLSICGEHGGNPESIRFCRDAGFDYVSCSPFRVPIARLAAAHLAVEGRVDKTHLDD; encoded by the coding sequence ATGACCTTTACCGAGATCACGCCAACAGCGGCGATTGAGAATGCTCGCCATGGCGGGCGGGCGAAATGCCTGCAACGTCTTATCCGGCTGGATATGCCAGTGCCGCGGACGGTTGCCCTGAGCTTTGATGCTGTTCACGGAATTTCGGCAGGTGACATGCCTGATCTGGGGGCGATGCTGGCGCTTTTTGGTCCTGAACCACTGGTGTCAGTGCGGCCATCTTCGGAAGACCCGGATTGGGGCGGACCGGGTGCCATATTGAACATCGGCATGAACGATGCAGTCCATGCCAAATTGTCTAAGTCTCACGGGGAAATGGCGGCAAACGCGCTCTATCTGCGTTTCATTCAGTCTTATGCCGTTCATGTCGGGCGTCTGGACCCCGATGAGTTCGAAACCTTCTCGACCCCGTCTTCGGACGCCCTGCGCGCAGCGCTTGAGCTTTATGAGGAAGAAACCGAAAGTTATTTCCCGCAGGACCCGAAAGAACAACTGGCTGAAATCCTGCGCTCCATGGCGCGCGCCTGGGAGGGCACAACGGCACGCCTTTTGCGCCAGGCCAAGGGTGCCCCAGCGGATGCGGGACTGGGGTTGGTGGTTCAGAAGATGGCGTTGGGTGTCGGTCAAAGTGTCTGTGGATCCGGCGTCATACAGTTCGTTAATGGTCAGACTGGGCGGCGCGAAATTCGCGGGCGTTACTTGTGCAAAAGCCAAGGGCGCGACGCGCTGACAGAAGCGGGCGATCGGGACGTCATGTATTTGACGAAAGATCCGCGCGGGCGTTCGATCGAAGAAGTACTGCCGGTTAATTTCGCAAACCTCATCAAATTTGGTGACCTCTGTCGCAGCCGACTGCGCGAAGAAATGGAAATCGAGTTTACCATCGACAACGAGGAAATGTTCATCCTTGATGCCGTACGTGTTCCACGAAGCGAACGCGCCAATGTCCGGATCGCGGTATCTTTGGCGACTGATGGCATCATCAGCCGCGAAGAGGCCGTGCTGCGAATCCCGCCCCGAGCGCTCAGTGAATTGCTGCACAGCCAGTTTGACCCAAAGGACAAGCGCGACCGTTTTGCACGTGGGATCGCCGCCAGTCCGGGTGCCGCGACCGGAAAGATCGTTTTCAACGCGCGGGCGGCTCAGGCGATGGCGGCTCAGGGCGAAAACTGCATCCTGGTGCGCAGTGAAACCAGCCCCGAGGATATCCGCGGCATGCACGCAGCGAAGGGCATTTTGACCGTTCGCGGTGGTATAACCAGCCATGCAGCGGTGATTGCGCGCGGGCTCGGGTTGCCCTGTGTGGTCGGGGCGCAGGACCTGTCACTGGATAAACGTCACCGCAAACTGATCGCTAAGGATGGCCGCGAATTTGTCGAAGGCGATGTGATCAGCATCGATGGCGCGGTTGGGTTCGCCTATGTGGGCGCAGTGAAGATGTTGCCTCCTGAGCTGGGCGAAGGGTTCCAGACGCTGATGGCATGGGCAGATGATTTCCGCGACATCGGCGTGCGCGCAAATGCTGACACGCCGCCTGATGCCCGCAACGCCCGCATGTTTGCCGCCGAAGGCATCGGCCTGTGTCGGACCGAGCATATGTTTATCGATGATGATCGGCTTCTGGCCATGCGCGAGATGATTTTTGCAGATCACGCCGATGATCGGCGGGCAGCCCTTGATCGACTGTTGCCGATGCAACGTGCCGACTTCACAGAATTGTTCGAGATTATGCAGGGTTTGCCGGTCTGCATCCGCTTGTTTGACCCGCCGCTGCACGAATTTCTGCCACATGGCCGCGAAGGTCTGCGGGAACTGGCCGAAGCGCTTGATCTGCCATTGCGCGATGTCGAGCGCCGGGTTGAGGGATTGCGCGAGTTTAATCCGATGTTGGGGATGCGCGGTGTGCGGTTAGGGATCACCGTTCCCGAAATCTATGACATGCAGGCCCGCGCCATTTTTGAGGCAACCGTCGAGGCATCGAAGTCGGGCGACCCCGTGGTGCCGGAAGTCATGATCCCGCTGGTATCCGCCAAGCGCGAGGTTGAAATCGTGAAAGCCCGCGTTGACGCTGTGGCTGCCGAAGTTCGGATCGAAACAGGTGCCAATTTCACATATCGGCTGGGTGTGATGGTGGAAACGCCGCGCGCCGCCCTTCGTGCGGGTGAAATCGCGCAACATGCCGCCTTCATGTCTTTCGGGACCAATGATTTAACCCAGATGACCTATGGCCTGTCACGTGACGATGCCGGGCGCTTCATGGGCGAATATGTTGCGCAGGGCGTCTATGAGGAAGACCCGTTTCATATGCTTGACGCAGATGGTGTCGGAGAGTTGTTGCAGATGGGAGCGAAACGCGGCCGGGATGCAAACAATGACCTGACGTTGTCAATCTGTGGCGAACATGGCGGCAACCCAGAATCGATCCGATTCTGTCGTGACGCAGGCTTTGACTACGTCTCGTGCTCACCCTTCCGGGTGCCTATCGCGCGGCTGGCTGCGGCTCATCTGGCCGTCGAGGGCCGGGTGGACAAAACTCACCTAGATGACTGA
- a CDS encoding cell wall hydrolase has translation MTQLLQKVVGGLCLALAFFATSLPAVAQEKENLFGALILQDRAGFVAMPGERIAALGTLPSPRSASKSSEVLASKYTSKWLSAQPQPQQGAEWRCLTEALYFEARGETVKGQFAVAEVIMNRVEHPRYPDTVCGVINQGTGRKYACQFTFTCDGRPEVINEPGSFARLGKVARAMLDGSERPLTGGATHYHTNAVAPGWAKSLIRTAKIGVHRFYR, from the coding sequence ATGACCCAGCTTCTTCAGAAGGTGGTAGGTGGTCTTTGTTTGGCGTTGGCTTTTTTTGCGACCTCGTTGCCTGCGGTTGCGCAGGAAAAAGAAAACCTGTTTGGCGCCTTAATTTTACAAGATCGTGCGGGTTTTGTCGCAATGCCGGGGGAACGTATTGCGGCACTTGGTACGCTGCCATCGCCGCGCTCTGCAAGTAAGTCGTCCGAGGTGTTGGCTTCCAAATACACGTCGAAATGGCTTTCGGCCCAGCCCCAACCCCAGCAAGGTGCCGAATGGCGCTGCCTGACCGAAGCGCTGTATTTCGAAGCGCGCGGTGAAACCGTAAAAGGCCAGTTTGCAGTGGCCGAAGTCATCATGAACCGCGTGGAACACCCGCGCTATCCAGACACGGTCTGCGGCGTGATTAATCAGGGCACCGGGCGCAAATATGCCTGCCAGTTTACCTTCACCTGCGATGGGCGGCCTGAAGTCATCAACGAACCTGGTTCCTTTGCGCGACTGGGCAAAGTCGCAAGGGCCATGCTCGATGGGTCCGAGCGTCCTTTGACAGGGGGGGCCACGCATTACCACACAAACGCTGTTGCACCGGGCTGGGCCAAAAGTTTGATCCGCACTGCCAAAATTGGCGTCCACCGGTTCTATCGCTGA